In the genome of Deltaproteobacteria bacterium, one region contains:
- a CDS encoding DUF115 domain-containing protein encodes MSQWLAQNLAALRARDPQLADRVAQCDPSAVEVVRCDDGLTDLRWQGTLLDGGTPRSAAERLVAQTDVPNPRLVFFYGLGLGHHVRMFLQQPRPKTIGILLVERSLACFRRALETADWSAILADPRVEWFVDIPSDALPHAVVVVLRKPDLLVGVRAIVPVCHEAVMRIDAQYYVHVAEQVRLKTQEIEEFYVLGSPEDGFRGFVNVMTNLPHCAELPPFDPLEGAFSGVPGIAISTGPSLAHSFEWLRQVGDRAVTLCSDSCLRILLQQKITPHGTACLERVPETKLLFDGLPPLPETWCFMNPIVWPETFQGYPGPKALLMRSTSPLQWCFPDWKHYDMGNSVSHQMLLMLQKMGCNPILLVGQDLAFDRHSDRTHVAGIPDLLYQVGQKQRADSEQRAVARRDDECLVEGNNGEPILTMRWYNAFRMAFEVFIQAGKTPVYNVIPKDYGAKIPGAHWCPPTEALSLLGETHPIRSHLRTTLAATGDSPAAFHRKAFARLQRMHALLTQYAQASMDVLNAVSQFRQRHNPNYFGAETFRPLFTRVEQIARSMAEDPEDFFAGVLSAVTQGPDLLIAQRAEELLKEVNPSAAVLEAQVDCIRDWFGSVFTWSARMARHLETTVLSTYPRSDAHA; translated from the coding sequence ATGAGTCAATGGTTGGCACAGAATCTCGCGGCCTTGCGGGCGCGCGATCCGCAATTGGCCGATCGTGTCGCACAGTGCGATCCGTCCGCAGTTGAAGTCGTGCGCTGCGACGATGGTCTGACCGATCTCCGGTGGCAGGGCACGCTGCTCGATGGCGGCACGCCGCGAAGCGCCGCCGAACGGCTTGTCGCGCAGACTGACGTCCCGAATCCGCGACTCGTCTTTTTCTACGGCCTTGGCTTGGGCCATCACGTCCGGATGTTTCTCCAGCAGCCGCGTCCGAAGACGATCGGCATCCTGTTGGTGGAGCGCTCGTTGGCCTGTTTTCGCCGCGCCCTCGAAACCGCGGACTGGTCCGCGATCTTGGCCGATCCGCGCGTGGAATGGTTTGTCGATATCCCCTCCGATGCCTTGCCGCATGCGGTCGTCGTCGTACTGCGGAAACCGGACCTGCTGGTCGGTGTGCGGGCCATTGTCCCCGTGTGCCACGAAGCCGTGATGCGCATTGATGCCCAGTATTATGTCCACGTGGCGGAACAGGTCCGATTGAAAACGCAGGAGATCGAAGAATTTTATGTCCTGGGGTCGCCGGAAGATGGCTTTCGCGGATTCGTCAATGTGATGACGAATCTTCCGCACTGTGCGGAGTTGCCGCCGTTCGATCCCTTGGAGGGCGCCTTCTCGGGTGTTCCCGGGATCGCGATTTCGACCGGACCGTCGCTCGCGCATTCTTTTGAATGGCTTCGCCAAGTCGGCGATCGTGCCGTGACACTCTGCAGTGATTCGTGTTTGCGGATTCTGTTACAGCAAAAAATTACACCGCACGGCACGGCGTGTTTGGAACGCGTCCCGGAGACCAAGCTCCTGTTCGATGGACTGCCGCCACTCCCGGAGACGTGGTGTTTCATGAATCCGATCGTCTGGCCGGAGACCTTTCAAGGGTATCCCGGTCCGAAGGCCCTCTTGATGCGCTCCACCAGCCCGCTCCAGTGGTGCTTCCCGGACTGGAAACACTACGACATGGGGAATTCGGTTTCTCATCAGATGTTGCTGATGCTCCAGAAGATGGGTTGCAATCCGATCCTGCTGGTCGGCCAAGACCTCGCATTCGACCGCCATTCCGATCGGACCCACGTCGCCGGCATTCCGGATCTGTTATATCAGGTGGGCCAGAAACAACGCGCGGATAGCGAGCAGCGGGCCGTGGCGCGGCGCGACGATGAATGCCTCGTCGAGGGCAACAACGGCGAGCCGATTTTGACCATGCGCTGGTATAACGCCTTTCGCATGGCCTTTGAGGTGTTTATTCAAGCTGGAAAAACCCCCGTGTACAACGTGATTCCGAAGGATTACGGGGCCAAGATCCCGGGCGCGCATTGGTGCCCACCCACTGAGGCGTTGAGCCTATTAGGAGAGACTCACCCAATCCGTTCGCACTTGCGCACGACGCTCGCCGCCACCGGCGACTCGCCGGCAGCGTTTCATCGGAAGGCCTTCGCGCGGTTACAACGCATGCACGCCTTGTTGACGCAATATGCGCAGGCATCGATGGATGTGTTGAACGCCGTCAGCCAATTTCGCCAGCGGCATAATCCAAACTATTTTGGGGCGGAGACTTTTCGGCCGCTGTTCACGCGTGTCGAGCAAATTGCACGGAGCATGGCCGAAGACCCGGAGGATTTTTTTGCGGGGGTCCTTTCGGCCGTGACGCAGGGGCCGGATCTCTTGATTGCCCAACGGGCGGAAGAGTTGTTGAAAGAAGTGAATCCGTCGGCTGCGGTCTTGGAAGCGCAAGTCGATTGTATTCGTGATTGGTTCGGGAGTGTGTTTACGTGGTCGGCGAGAATGGCGCGCCACTTGGAAACCACCGTCTTATCGACCTACCCTCGGTCCGATGCGCATGCATAG
- a CDS encoding DUF115 domain-containing protein encodes MTTWLARNLAVLRQRDPALAARIDAAQDSHVELLTLPQGGFDLRRGDGHPIYGGDPAAATARFWAGHQLVNPLLLVFYGFDLGTHVRHYCTHSRARAVHHVIIEQSAAVFRLALASADWTDLLADEHFHWVIGETPERLQRWAFDFFAVGERLCMSVRWHNVIWLPRADTDGPYYLSAARALKQGREQRVLGVAANPEDELRGLFHVVENLERLETTPLFDQLAGTFAGYPGIVVATGPSLNASLPALRAVADHAVIFACDSAVPVLLEAGIRPHFIACLERVIATRLLVAQLPPLPDTWLVALPVVAAATLAAYPGPCLFTVPHGGEYRWLLGDAPKQWYGPSAATMACVGLAQLGCDPILLVGQDLAFDRESGRSHAVGAHALLQAVGIDKRQEAAAGAGSWVPGNDGRPILSWAPYQHIAATYTLQSHAGGPQIINAIPAAYGMQIEGLERGEPEITLRQHCRVAVDAVAAVRERLARTHVPAASDLRHRVVHVRRDLQTLHTQAVAVLLALDRAPSQWSELSALREHLAWIERQLNNIVLAPACQQFLLPYVRQSYLHMMCQYYERQGRAGTALSEWNALPPLFRAWFEEAVVWSLRTAHLLHSIPPFAQDIE; translated from the coding sequence GTGACGACATGGCTGGCGCGCAACCTTGCCGTTCTCCGGCAGCGGGATCCGGCACTGGCGGCACGCATTGATGCCGCGCAGGACTCGCACGTCGAGTTGTTGACGCTTCCGCAAGGCGGATTCGATTTGCGGCGCGGCGATGGCCATCCCATTTATGGCGGCGATCCCGCAGCCGCCACGGCTCGCTTTTGGGCGGGCCACCAGCTGGTCAATCCGTTGTTACTCGTGTTTTATGGTTTCGATCTCGGCACGCATGTCCGGCATTACTGCACCCACAGCCGCGCACGTGCAGTGCATCATGTGATCATTGAACAATCCGCCGCCGTTTTTCGTCTGGCCTTGGCCAGCGCCGATTGGACCGATCTCTTGGCCGATGAGCATTTCCATTGGGTGATTGGCGAGACGCCGGAGCGGCTGCAGCGCTGGGCCTTCGATTTTTTCGCGGTCGGCGAACGCCTCTGCATGAGCGTGCGGTGGCACAATGTCATTTGGTTACCGCGTGCTGACACGGACGGGCCCTATTATTTGTCCGCCGCGCGTGCGCTGAAGCAAGGACGCGAGCAGCGTGTGCTTGGCGTTGCGGCCAATCCGGAAGATGAATTGCGTGGGTTGTTTCATGTCGTGGAGAACCTTGAGCGGTTGGAGACGACGCCGCTGTTCGATCAACTGGCCGGCACATTTGCCGGATATCCTGGCATCGTAGTGGCGACGGGCCCCTCGCTCAACGCGTCGTTGCCGGCGTTGCGTGCCGTGGCCGACCATGCGGTCATTTTTGCCTGTGACAGTGCCGTCCCCGTGTTGTTGGAAGCGGGGATCCGACCACATTTCATCGCCTGTCTGGAGCGCGTGATTGCGACGCGGTTATTAGTGGCGCAACTGCCGCCGTTGCCGGACACATGGTTGGTCGCCCTCCCAGTCGTGGCTGCCGCCACGCTGGCGGCGTATCCGGGTCCATGCCTTTTTACCGTTCCGCATGGCGGCGAATATCGATGGCTGCTGGGCGATGCGCCGAAGCAATGGTATGGCCCTTCTGCGGCCACGATGGCCTGTGTCGGCCTTGCGCAGCTCGGGTGCGATCCGATCCTGCTCGTTGGCCAAGACTTGGCGTTTGACCGCGAATCGGGGCGTTCGCATGCGGTCGGCGCGCATGCATTGTTACAAGCCGTGGGCATCGATAAACGGCAGGAAGCGGCTGCCGGCGCTGGGAGTTGGGTGCCCGGCAACGACGGACGTCCGATTCTTTCCTGGGCCCCCTATCAGCACATCGCGGCCACCTACACACTCCAGTCGCATGCGGGCGGACCGCAGATTATCAATGCGATTCCCGCGGCCTACGGGATGCAGATCGAGGGTCTTGAACGGGGAGAACCGGAAATCACGCTGCGGCAACATTGTCGTGTCGCCGTGGATGCGGTCGCAGCCGTTCGTGAACGCCTCGCGCGCACTCATGTTCCGGCCGCCTCTGATTTGCGGCATCGTGTCGTTCACGTGCGTCGTGACTTGCAAACGCTGCATACGCAAGCGGTGGCCGTGTTGTTGGCGCTGGATCGTGCTCCATCGCAATGGTCCGAACTCTCGGCGCTGCGCGAGCACTTGGCGTGGATCGAGCGGCAGCTGAACAACATTGTATTGGCTCCGGCCTGTCAGCAATTTCTCTTGCCGTATGTGCGCCAAAGCTATCTTCACATGATGTGCCAGTACTATGAAAGACAGGGGCGTGCCGGCACGGCATTGTCGGAATGGAATGCCCTGCCGCCGTTGTTTCGCGCATGGTTCGAGGAGGCGGTCGTGTGGTCGCTGCGCACCGCACACCTCTTGCATTCCATTCCTCCGTTTGCGCAGGACATCGAATGA
- a CDS encoding glycosyltransferase family 4 protein: MSHPLTIVFLLRGVPCSGRTLRTKPLGGAESAMIGMAEALARRGHQVTVFTEADAVGTQHGVTYRSWRDFESMAGQFTPDVFIGVRYLLPFLAGRWGRINILWTPDAANQPFLNAALQLRFHDNAQDYEIGLYSLGYVQRHIDAIFCVGLWQAGTLRERFKLPPDKVVVAYNGIRLDAFAPHALTERRREVVYCSTPFRGLEYLLRYFPAIRARVPDATCAVFSGMQLYGASAEEDRAQFAALYALAEQPGVELVGPVAKPALAARLVQARVLAYPNTFAETFCIAVAEAQAAGLPVVTTQLGALPERVTDGVDGYLIPGHPTSETYRALFIDHVVELLTDDAKWERMHAALPAKVAPFGFERLAEDWETTFQQLLERQGAVLRVRAAPFRPQRQECDLTVDGTPKHLTLTEEMLRHYYATSLKEAGFVRAAERAG; encoded by the coding sequence ATGAGTCATCCGCTCACCATCGTTTTCTTGCTCCGCGGCGTCCCGTGTAGTGGCCGCACGCTCCGCACCAAACCGCTGGGCGGCGCGGAGTCGGCGATGATCGGGATGGCCGAGGCATTGGCCCGTCGCGGCCATCAGGTGACAGTGTTCACGGAGGCCGATGCCGTCGGCACGCAACACGGCGTGACATACCGCAGTTGGCGCGACTTCGAATCGATGGCCGGCCAATTCACCCCCGACGTCTTTATCGGCGTCCGCTATCTGCTCCCATTCTTGGCCGGACGTTGGGGCCGCATTAATATCCTCTGGACCCCCGATGCCGCGAATCAACCTTTCCTCAATGCCGCTCTGCAACTGCGTTTCCACGACAACGCCCAGGACTACGAAATTGGTCTCTATTCACTCGGCTACGTACAGCGACACATCGACGCGATTTTTTGCGTCGGATTGTGGCAAGCCGGTACGTTGCGCGAACGATTCAAACTTCCTCCGGATAAAGTGGTTGTTGCCTATAACGGCATCCGACTCGACGCGTTCGCACCGCATGCGTTGACCGAGCGACGCCGCGAAGTAGTCTACTGTTCCACGCCGTTCCGCGGTTTAGAATATCTGCTCCGTTATTTTCCCGCCATCCGCGCCCGTGTCCCGGACGCGACTTGTGCCGTCTTTAGCGGGATGCAACTCTACGGCGCCAGCGCGGAGGAAGACCGCGCCCAATTCGCCGCGCTGTACGCGTTAGCGGAACAGCCCGGTGTCGAGCTCGTCGGGCCGGTCGCCAAGCCGGCACTGGCCGCGCGTCTCGTACAGGCGCGCGTCCTCGCGTATCCGAACACGTTCGCCGAGACCTTTTGCATCGCCGTCGCCGAGGCCCAAGCCGCCGGACTCCCGGTCGTTACCACGCAGCTCGGCGCGTTGCCGGAGCGGGTCACCGACGGCGTCGACGGCTATCTGATTCCCGGACACCCGACGAGCGAGACCTATCGCGCGTTGTTCATCGACCATGTCGTCGAGCTGCTGACGGACGATGCAAAATGGGAACGGATGCACGCCGCGCTGCCGGCGAAAGTCGCGCCATTCGGCTTCGAGCGGTTGGCGGAGGATTGGGAGACCACGTTTCAACAATTATTGGAACGACAAGGCGCCGTACTGCGTGTGCGTGCGGCCCCGTTTCGCCCCCAACGACAAGAGTGCGACCTGACGGTGGACGGCACGCCGAAACATCTGACCCTGACGGAGGAGATGTTGCGCCACTATTACGCCACGAGCTTAAAAGAGGCGGGATTCGTGCGCGCCGCGGAACGAGCGGGCTGA
- a CDS encoding DEAD/DEAH box helicase family protein: MAAKVITSDVTFRGAMTRANALRERVAGAHPEAYTDRFISDNAFVPSRGRLGRYQPSPLTISDRRYHPRLRDYQAEFVEAAWARYLLGQDRMLCVMPPGAGKTPTAAELMMALAVQWHDQASAWETLATAPAPQSGLGRWWPRNLRLAAARGRDLTPPPGILAVAHRDYLIEVLCQRLRRTFGNEAVGVLRGSAQHLRRPIIVASAQTLPDQFAAIDPMRFGLVVLDEAHHYVPGNRWADFLIRLGFLSPTGELQGVWPRCLVGLTATPERLTGQPVCAVFGPEGLVAPVDATSLWARTEPVIHKPAFIRLQMSDDINQASGESLGAIVDELLSARWPTADEVPHSIIFVNRIAQIDGVVAALHRRGIAAAGLSRQTIDTERGTTLTAFRERKIRILVNVSIVGEGLHIPSVEVVMLLFRSDSRSRVLQDIGRVMSIDPLHPDQSVLVVDGGDNIKRHRLHLTMAASYAARPSRARYETVTTGTGRSRPAPAHTAALQGIDALSLVGRAPRTSRVEDTMHRLGITAEQIHQLAYRSHWLSDQLFAYFNGARVPDTFAEMNHIAEALGDSTGQLLDAWAWEMVAQQDLAAPLPADLGPARRIWHRYCRWVCWRRYGGEPRAMSDVSVPGIERILAGTSLLGNDTGTWVHHANRLAPHLIVPGRAHWFERALQRALAAAGAPPWMATLHDASIDELMRVGLLWFAERLSATSSFSGSIDTQGLPGGETFARHFGSWTYALRAIGLTPDDIEFSRERRQTIAQVEAAPTLVTAMRIATAAEEDAELLGDVWAWHQVALWEQREPIDADLTVARRAWTRFLRFLHFRTNRTALHGSPTVLARVFSGASLLGSDRGLWAARLHRLLDPTQIAPYTEQCTLLLNAALRDADYPPWAPALRDESEEHLLLRGLAWLAERLGHVPTGTEVDHTPALAGKATYIKYFGSWSAVRKALEVYRHGPPQTPCSTEPADTSHEPTTGVAPPEPVVPAAAAGDGASLPLPTSGSQSFPVTPPSPPPAERHPPTGAHQIDSVAVIAVPPRETAPPLSRAVAPRRNSLRQLRHSIRNLGRRLLNILRSFFRSRRS, translated from the coding sequence ATGGCGGCGAAAGTGATCACCAGCGACGTCACCTTCCGTGGAGCGATGACTCGCGCCAATGCGCTGCGGGAGCGGGTGGCGGGAGCGCATCCCGAGGCCTATACGGATCGATTTATCAGTGACAACGCCTTCGTGCCCTCTCGGGGACGACTGGGACGTTATCAACCGTCACCGTTAACGATCAGCGATCGCCGCTATCACCCCAGGCTGCGCGACTATCAGGCCGAGTTTGTCGAAGCGGCGTGGGCGCGGTACCTGCTCGGCCAGGATCGAATGCTGTGTGTCATGCCTCCGGGCGCGGGGAAAACCCCGACCGCTGCGGAATTGATGATGGCGCTGGCCGTCCAGTGGCATGACCAGGCCTCCGCCTGGGAGACGCTCGCCACCGCGCCAGCACCGCAATCCGGATTGGGGCGGTGGTGGCCACGCAACCTGCGTCTCGCCGCCGCGCGCGGGCGCGACCTCACCCCGCCACCCGGCATCCTGGCCGTGGCGCATCGCGATTATCTGATTGAGGTCCTCTGCCAGCGATTGCGGCGCACCTTTGGCAACGAGGCCGTCGGTGTCTTGCGCGGCTCCGCCCAACATTTGCGGCGACCCATTATTGTGGCGAGCGCGCAGACCTTGCCCGATCAGTTCGCGGCGATCGATCCGATGCGGTTTGGACTGGTGGTGCTCGACGAGGCCCATCACTATGTCCCCGGCAATCGCTGGGCGGATTTTTTGATTCGCTTGGGGTTTCTTTCGCCGACCGGCGAACTGCAGGGCGTTTGGCCGCGGTGTCTCGTTGGCCTGACTGCCACACCGGAGCGTCTGACTGGACAACCGGTGTGCGCGGTCTTCGGTCCCGAGGGCCTCGTGGCTCCGGTGGACGCCACGTCACTCTGGGCCCGCACCGAGCCGGTCATTCACAAACCCGCGTTTATCCGCCTGCAGATGAGTGACGATATCAATCAGGCCTCCGGTGAGAGTCTGGGAGCGATCGTTGATGAATTGCTCTCGGCCCGTTGGCCGACGGCCGACGAGGTGCCGCACAGCATTATCTTCGTCAACCGGATCGCCCAGATCGATGGCGTCGTGGCCGCACTCCACCGGCGCGGGATCGCGGCCGCCGGCCTGAGTCGACAGACAATAGATACGGAACGCGGCACCACGCTCACGGCGTTTCGCGAGCGAAAGATCCGCATCCTCGTCAATGTCTCCATCGTCGGGGAGGGCTTACATATCCCCTCCGTCGAAGTCGTGATGCTCCTCTTTCGTTCCGATTCGCGCAGCCGCGTGCTGCAGGACATCGGTCGCGTGATGAGTATCGATCCGTTGCATCCGGATCAATCGGTCTTGGTAGTCGATGGCGGGGACAACATCAAACGACATCGACTCCATCTGACCATGGCGGCGTCGTATGCCGCGCGACCCTCCCGCGCCCGCTATGAAACCGTTACCACCGGCACCGGTCGGTCGCGTCCAGCACCCGCACACACGGCGGCGCTGCAGGGCATTGATGCGCTCTCGTTAGTCGGCCGAGCGCCCCGCACGTCGCGCGTGGAAGACACGATGCATCGTCTGGGGATTACCGCCGAACAGATTCATCAATTGGCGTATCGCAGCCATTGGCTGTCGGATCAGCTGTTTGCCTATTTCAATGGCGCACGAGTCCCCGACACATTCGCCGAGATGAATCACATCGCCGAGGCGCTGGGCGACTCCACCGGACAACTCCTGGATGCCTGGGCCTGGGAGATGGTGGCGCAGCAAGATCTAGCGGCGCCATTGCCGGCTGACCTCGGTCCGGCGCGACGGATTTGGCACCGATACTGTCGATGGGTCTGCTGGCGCCGCTATGGCGGCGAGCCACGGGCGATGTCGGACGTCTCCGTGCCCGGCATCGAACGCATCCTTGCGGGCACTTCACTGTTGGGAAACGACACGGGGACCTGGGTCCACCACGCGAATCGGTTGGCACCGCATCTGATCGTGCCCGGTCGTGCCCATTGGTTTGAACGGGCACTCCAACGGGCGCTCGCCGCCGCAGGGGCGCCGCCGTGGATGGCGACGCTCCACGATGCATCAATCGATGAACTGATGCGCGTGGGGTTGTTGTGGTTTGCGGAACGCTTGAGTGCCACGTCCTCGTTTAGTGGATCAATCGACACGCAGGGACTGCCCGGTGGCGAAACGTTTGCGCGACACTTCGGCAGTTGGACGTATGCGCTGCGCGCTATTGGCCTGACTCCAGACGACATCGAGTTTTCGCGCGAACGTCGACAGACCATTGCCCAGGTCGAGGCCGCACCCACACTCGTCACGGCGATGCGCATCGCGACGGCCGCTGAGGAAGACGCCGAGTTGCTCGGCGACGTCTGGGCTTGGCATCAGGTCGCACTCTGGGAGCAACGTGAGCCGATCGATGCCGATCTCACCGTCGCACGCCGCGCGTGGACACGGTTCCTCCGTTTTCTGCATTTCCGTACCAACCGAACCGCGCTGCACGGCAGTCCGACGGTCCTGGCGCGAGTATTTTCTGGGGCATCACTCTTAGGCTCAGACCGCGGGCTGTGGGCCGCACGCCTCCACCGACTCTTGGATCCAACGCAGATCGCTCCTTATACAGAGCAATGCACCCTGCTGCTGAATGCCGCGCTGCGCGATGCCGACTATCCGCCCTGGGCCCCGGCGCTGCGGGATGAATCGGAGGAGCACCTCCTCTTGCGCGGCCTCGCCTGGCTGGCCGAACGTCTTGGCCATGTACCGACGGGCACGGAAGTGGACCACACTCCAGCACTGGCGGGTAAGGCAACGTACATCAAATATTTCGGCTCTTGGTCAGCCGTCCGCAAGGCGTTGGAAGTCTATCGACATGGTCCACCCCAGACGCCATGTTCCACCGAACCCGCCGACACATCTCATGAACCGACCACCGGGGTAGCGCCGCCGGAGCCAGTGGTTCCGGCGGCGGCGGCAGGAGACGGTGCGTCGCTCCCGTTACCCACATCCGGCTCTCAATCTTTTCCAGTGACACCTCCCTCTCCTCCGCCAGCGGAACGCCATCCTCCCACTGGCGCGCATCAGATCGATTCGGTGGCCGTGATTGCAGTGCCGCCGCGCGAAACCGCCCCGCCGCTGTCGCGCGCGGTGGCCCCGCGGAGAAACTCCCTCCGCCAACTGCGCCATTCGATCCGAAATCTGGGGCGACGCCTGCTGAACATCCTCCGCTCTTTCTTCCGGTCCCGTCGATCATAG
- a CDS encoding DUF115 domain-containing protein, whose translation MTTTYERNLQALRTHHPPIAQFLERLPDAPAIGLGKNAAGEWELLCRFNETTARPYYGAASPTAEARALVEQLDFKNPRVVIFLGLGLGHHLLAYCQRPHPMNRVILVLEHFPHVFKRALEVNDFSTLFANPTIRWCVTPDLSVVRRFLSHVFLSWHVLCYANAVEYVPLPQAVALSPQYFDAVRKALPDVIGQQFNRYFGDPYDNFLGTQNTLRNLPALTQMPLLDGARGALQGIPGVVIASGPSLHEALPMLRAVQDRALFAACPSALPRLLRDGVAPQLWLNIERLENQGAFFETLPNYPLHLFVGPPLVHPRCWSGNRGHNVLTLGASLQALWLSLPGKMFELGHSSAHTAFLLLQFLGCNPIYLVGQDLCYDAGASHAEGIWEASRQAMLQLQEGKQFSVEGNSGVHVSANVFWYTYLRTLEDQLIPNYSGKVFNVIAATHGAKITGTTRLDPDQLPGVLGASHGDLVARLTSVLPAPSAADQEQRRKQFLRQLAGTRTMLQRTVQEGLAFARRSKELLFRPEFIPIQWAAAGPLYESFYQDAERYCSRFLNNGQVDPAYRLYLDFFHPIAQGMLLRYLIEFYTGADDLRGQYNEICRKTELMYHLAKDESHWAAQCLPLLDEAEAGLQRRDV comes from the coding sequence ATGACCACCACCTATGAACGCAATCTGCAGGCCTTGCGCACCCATCATCCGCCGATCGCCCAATTTCTTGAACGTCTCCCGGACGCGCCCGCGATCGGCCTGGGCAAGAATGCCGCCGGCGAGTGGGAGCTGCTGTGTCGATTTAACGAAACCACGGCTCGCCCGTATTACGGCGCGGCGTCGCCGACGGCCGAAGCACGTGCGTTGGTCGAGCAACTCGATTTTAAAAATCCACGCGTGGTGATTTTTCTCGGGCTCGGACTGGGGCACCATCTGCTGGCGTATTGCCAACGGCCGCATCCGATGAATCGGGTGATCCTCGTGCTCGAACATTTTCCGCATGTCTTCAAACGCGCGCTCGAGGTGAACGATTTTTCCACGCTGTTCGCGAATCCCACCATCCGTTGGTGCGTCACGCCGGATCTCAGCGTGGTGCGGCGTTTTCTCAGCCACGTCTTTCTGTCATGGCACGTCCTTTGTTATGCGAATGCCGTAGAATACGTCCCGTTGCCGCAGGCCGTGGCACTCTCACCGCAATATTTCGACGCGGTCCGCAAGGCCTTGCCGGACGTGATCGGGCAGCAATTTAATCGCTACTTCGGCGATCCATACGACAACTTTCTCGGCACGCAAAACACACTGCGCAATCTTCCTGCGTTAACGCAGATGCCGCTGCTCGACGGCGCGCGCGGCGCATTGCAGGGCATCCCGGGCGTCGTCATTGCGTCGGGACCGTCGTTACACGAGGCGCTACCGATGTTGCGCGCCGTCCAAGATCGGGCATTGTTCGCGGCGTGTCCTTCCGCACTGCCGCGACTGCTGCGCGACGGCGTCGCGCCGCAACTGTGGTTGAATATCGAGCGCCTCGAAAACCAAGGGGCCTTTTTCGAGACATTGCCGAACTATCCGCTGCACTTGTTTGTCGGACCGCCGTTGGTCCATCCGCGTTGTTGGTCCGGCAATCGCGGACACAATGTCTTGACGCTGGGCGCGAGCCTGCAAGCCTTGTGGCTCTCGCTGCCGGGAAAAATGTTCGAATTGGGGCATTCATCGGCCCACACCGCATTTCTATTGCTCCAATTTCTTGGCTGCAATCCGATTTATTTAGTCGGACAAGACCTCTGTTACGACGCGGGAGCCAGCCATGCCGAAGGCATTTGGGAGGCCTCACGGCAAGCGATGCTGCAATTGCAGGAAGGGAAGCAATTCTCGGTGGAAGGAAACAGCGGAGTCCATGTCAGCGCGAATGTCTTTTGGTACACGTATCTACGGACGCTCGAAGACCAGTTGATTCCGAATTATTCGGGAAAAGTCTTTAACGTGATCGCGGCCACGCACGGGGCAAAGATTACCGGCACGACGCGCCTTGATCCAGATCAACTGCCCGGCGTGCTGGGCGCATCGCACGGCGATCTAGTGGCACGGCTGACAAGCGTATTGCCGGCACCAAGCGCCGCCGACCAAGAGCAGCGGCGGAAACAATTCCTGCGGCAGTTGGCGGGGACCCGGACCATGTTGCAGCGCACGGTGCAGGAAGGTTTGGCGTTTGCGCGGCGCAGCAAGGAACTGCTGTTCCGACCGGAGTTTATTCCGATACAGTGGGCGGCTGCCGGGCCGCTGTATGAGTCGTTCTATCAAGACGCAGAACGCTATTGTTCCCGCTTTCTGAACAACGGCCAAGTCGATCCCGCGTATCGGCTCTATCTCGATTTCTTTCATCCGATCGCGCAAGGCATGCTGCTGCGTTACTTGATCGAATTTTACACCGGCGCGGATGACTTACGCGGCCAATACAACGAGATCTGCCGCAAGACCGAACTCATGTATCATCTCGCAAAAGACGAATCCCACTGGGCCGCGCAATGTCTCCCGCTGCTGGATGAAGCGGAGGCGGGGTTGCAGCGCAGGGACGTTTGA